From one Phorcysia thermohydrogeniphila genomic stretch:
- a CDS encoding TraR/DksA family transcriptional regulator → MKGNRCLTLEQLKELKEILEQKKREVLEDIKRGLEEQLNAEREVGDIVDMSTDEILRTFEMRIRDREAKYLKKVEKALQKIEEGTYGICENCGECIGYERLKLRPVAELCIKCKLEQENYERKFGEEE, encoded by the coding sequence ATGAAGGGGAACAGGTGCCTCACCCTTGAACAGCTCAAAGAACTAAAGGAAATTCTTGAACAGAAAAAAAGGGAAGTTCTTGAAGACATAAAGAGGGGACTTGAAGAACAGCTCAACGCCGAAAGGGAAGTTGGAGACATCGTTGACATGTCAACGGATGAGATACTAAGAACCTTTGAAATGAGAATCAGGGACAGAGAAGCCAAGTACCTGAAGAAAGTAGAAAAGGCCCTCCAGAAGATAGAGGAAGGAACTTACGGAATTTGCGAGAACTGTGGAGAGTGTATCGGATACGAGAGGCTCAAGCTACGTCCTGTAGCGGAGCTCTGCATAAAGTGCAAGCTTGAGCAGGAAAACTATGAGAGGAAGTTCGGCGAAGAGGAGTAG
- a CDS encoding helicase HerA domain-containing protein translates to MKVLRSDEIYGCIEGLIKEAKESVKISSAWLRGGIVEGLLNGLSSGVELEVVLRASELQDLVITDDRVFEKIREKGGIIYLNSRLHAKFIVIDGKKAVVGSANFTGAGLSDYSQGNIEAGVYYDADDDSEELRKLVEYFERIKEDSFRFDDSLLGFAINPVKSRSFEFVLLEPDVGEQSYVEVRSEEGIVLGRVVSVYSYDMGFFANPFTAGESPVFGSIDTFKTLFAERKGKDWKKAAVWSYLNENGKKVKIAVVDVVGVVKDGKLETPLKPFDVGAPVYSASERALKLLMEKNFSGKKMKYPVKVGTLEGSDIEAFVDAGEVITKHMLVLGTTGSGKSYFVKLFLSRFVKETGIQIFILDPHGEYFEDLKRWGVEDIDLFQLEDTIFPVYPEEVEELIKSAGYPELISGNKNEARKNRGVISKFVKPAFSTTLLKEKSLLSLLDECESVNGVNLEEVKAELLTLFGSTVGNQPEIWEKLKEGLNSKRSVVIFDFSKITTPKSRVNLAGFVMQELFLQNKESKEERLLVLEEAHSFAPESSYGDVSAGKDNLSLTTARKIASEGRKFNLGLLVITQRPAQVSKYVLSQANTQVMFRTMNSADLDAIMSYVEFTRRDIVELLPSFQTGTAVVSGLGAPFPFVVNVE, encoded by the coding sequence ATGAAAGTTTTGAGGAGTGATGAGATTTACGGTTGTATAGAGGGACTTATAAAAGAAGCAAAGGAATCTGTAAAGATTTCCTCTGCATGGCTAAGGGGAGGAATTGTTGAGGGGCTCTTAAACGGCCTTTCTTCTGGGGTTGAGCTTGAAGTTGTTTTAAGGGCGTCAGAACTCCAAGACCTTGTCATAACCGACGACAGAGTTTTTGAGAAGATAAGGGAAAAAGGGGGAATTATCTACCTTAACAGCAGGCTTCACGCAAAGTTTATAGTGATTGACGGGAAAAAGGCTGTTGTTGGCTCTGCAAACTTTACAGGGGCAGGTCTTTCAGATTACTCTCAGGGAAACATAGAGGCTGGCGTTTACTACGATGCCGACGACGACTCAGAGGAGCTGAGGAAGCTCGTAGAGTACTTTGAAAGGATAAAAGAAGACTCCTTTAGGTTTGACGACAGCCTTCTTGGGTTTGCAATAAACCCAGTAAAGTCTCGCTCCTTTGAGTTTGTTCTCCTTGAGCCAGATGTTGGAGAGCAGTCCTACGTAGAAGTTAGGAGCGAGGAGGGGATAGTTCTTGGAAGGGTTGTTAGCGTTTACTCCTACGATATGGGCTTCTTTGCCAATCCTTTTACTGCCGGAGAGTCGCCGGTTTTTGGCTCTATTGATACATTTAAAACCCTCTTTGCAGAGAGGAAAGGTAAGGACTGGAAAAAGGCAGCTGTGTGGTCCTACCTAAACGAAAACGGTAAAAAGGTAAAGATTGCCGTTGTTGACGTTGTTGGAGTTGTGAAGGACGGAAAGTTAGAAACTCCTTTAAAACCCTTTGATGTGGGAGCTCCCGTCTACTCTGCTTCCGAAAGAGCTCTAAAACTCCTAATGGAGAAGAACTTCTCTGGAAAAAAGATGAAATATCCTGTAAAGGTTGGAACTCTTGAAGGTAGCGATATTGAAGCTTTCGTAGACGCCGGAGAGGTTATAACTAAACACATGCTCGTCCTTGGGACGACAGGCTCAGGGAAGAGCTACTTTGTAAAGCTCTTTCTATCACGTTTTGTGAAAGAGACGGGAATTCAGATTTTCATCCTTGACCCTCACGGGGAGTACTTTGAGGATTTAAAGAGGTGGGGAGTTGAGGATATTGACCTCTTTCAACTTGAGGACACGATTTTTCCGGTCTATCCGGAAGAGGTGGAGGAGCTTATAAAGAGTGCCGGCTATCCTGAGCTAATCAGCGGTAACAAAAATGAGGCAAGGAAAAACAGGGGAGTGATTTCAAAGTTCGTAAAGCCTGCATTCTCTACTACTTTGCTTAAAGAGAAAAGTTTGCTCTCTCTTTTAGATGAGTGTGAAAGCGTTAACGGTGTGAACTTAGAGGAGGTGAAGGCGGAGCTCCTTACCCTCTTTGGAAGTACTGTCGGGAATCAGCCAGAAATCTGGGAAAAGCTTAAAGAGGGCTTAAACAGTAAAAGATCCGTGGTCATCTTTGACTTTTCTAAGATTACGACCCCAAAGAGTAGAGTTAACCTTGCAGGTTTTGTGATGCAGGAGCTCTTTTTACAGAACAAGGAAAGTAAAGAGGAGAGGCTCTTGGTTCTTGAGGAAGCTCACAGCTTTGCTCCTGAGTCAAGTTACGGAGACGTTTCTGCCGGTAAAGATAACCTCTCCCTCACTACGGCAAGGAAGATTGCCTCTGAGGGAAGGAAGTTTAACCTTGGGCTTTTAGTTATAACCCAGAGGCCGGCTCAGGTCAGTAAATACGTCCTCTCTCAGGCAAACACGCAGGTTATGTTTAGGACTATGAACTCTGCAGACCTTGATGCAATAATGAGCTACGTTGAGTTTACGAGGAGGGACATTGTGGAGCTCCTTCCCTCCTTCCAGACGGGAACGGCGGTTGTGAGTGGACTGGGAGCTCCGTTTCCCTTTGTGGTTAACGTTGAGTAG
- the speD gene encoding adenosylmethionine decarboxylase, which translates to MAKTLGVHIVADLYGCDPEILKSAEKMAEIFEGAVKHANLNKLSSYYHQFQPFGATGVVVISESHLSFHTWPEHGYVAIDVYTCGDHENAFKAFDYIVEKLNPERIEKEVHFRGVVNEEEEVTFCASVG; encoded by the coding sequence ATGGCAAAGACCCTCGGCGTTCACATCGTAGCTGACCTCTACGGGTGCGACCCAGAAATCCTCAAGTCTGCCGAGAAGATGGCAGAAATCTTTGAGGGGGCTGTAAAGCACGCAAACCTCAACAAACTCTCTTCCTACTACCACCAATTTCAACCCTTCGGAGCAACGGGGGTTGTTGTAATATCAGAATCCCACCTTTCATTCCACACTTGGCCTGAGCACGGCTACGTTGCTATTGACGTTTATACGTGTGGAGACCATGAAAACGCCTTTAAGGCCTTTGACTATATAGTTGAAAAGCTCAACCCTGAAAGGATAGAAAAGGAAGTTCACTTTAGAGGAGTTGTTAACGAGGAGGAAGAGGTTACTTTCTGCGCTAGTGTCGGCTGA
- the csm3 gene encoding type III-A CRISPR-associated RAMP protein Csm3: MKKLADILEIRGTIKLITGLHIGAGKDEVKIGGMDNPVIRNPLNGEPYIPGSSLKGKVRMLLELYYGLFEPNKGDVFSYEVYRKMKKELNNERIKVAKNLLRLFGTSGSDFKDFEKLPPEERREIEEIASTRISFYDLKLTEESRKELRERIGGLMTEEKTEVKINRITGTSFGGALTSKERIPAGTKFEFKLCLKVFEGDNEEELLDLVKKGLRLLELDSLGGSGSRGYGKVKFRSEKYGEGKLECISHLKKREPFALDLSSAF; this comes from the coding sequence ATGAAAAAGCTTGCAGATATCCTTGAGATTAGGGGTACGATTAAGCTTATCACTGGTCTCCATATCGGGGCTGGAAAAGATGAGGTCAAGATAGGAGGTATGGATAATCCAGTTATTAGAAATCCACTCAACGGTGAACCATATATCCCCGGTTCTTCATTAAAGGGCAAGGTAAGAATGCTTTTAGAACTCTATTACGGTCTTTTTGAGCCTAACAAGGGAGATGTTTTCTCTTATGAAGTCTACAGAAAAATGAAGAAGGAGCTAAACAATGAAAGGATAAAAGTGGCAAAAAATCTCCTCAGACTTTTCGGAACTTCGGGTTCAGATTTTAAGGATTTTGAAAAACTTCCACCGGAAGAGAGAAGAGAAATAGAAGAAATAGCTTCTACAAGGATTTCTTTCTACGACCTAAAGCTTACCGAAGAATCGCGAAAAGAGTTAAGAGAAAGAATAGGTGGCCTTATGACGGAGGAGAAGACGGAGGTCAAGATAAACAGGATTACAGGGACATCGTTCGGAGGAGCTCTCACGAGCAAGGAAAGAATCCCCGCAGGAACAAAGTTTGAATTCAAGCTCTGCCTTAAGGTCTTTGAGGGAGATAACGAAGAGGAGCTCTTAGACCTCGTGAAGAAGGGTCTCAGGCTGTTGGAGCTTGACTCTTTGGGAGGGAGCGGTTCTCGCGGTTACGGAAAGGTAAAGTTCAGAAGTGAAAAGTACGGAGAAGGTAAACTGGAGTGTATTTCTCACTTAAAGAAAAGAGAACCCTTTGCTCTTGACTTGTCTTCTGCCTTTTAA
- the cas10 gene encoding type III-A CRISPR-associated protein Cas10/Csm1: MAKKGEESFMKLEVVTLGALLHDIGKFYQRGVSEEELKKRKEEAKGLRHEDFSEDFLNENKKLLSFLLGEEISEETLNFLKAAAQCHHLSKRENGKWVRKERCFELLKNEEIGRYIKVIEKADNLSAGLERVEVEKSDFRSYGGLIEEDGKDYRTKTLLPIFCLVRPGERITDIEGKDRAWGYKFKVLNTKNCFPEELSPRKENSYPDGDRQRDYRELWKSFKKELEGLLKLEELKGEGGVLDFNFKYEALKYLLIKYTWCIPSYTYAFSKGKVPISDIPLADHLLTTAAIATALARYEEDTGWKHKEEKQKEKFILMSLDFSGIQSFVFRPPKETRKWAAKILRARSFLVSLALETVVRKVIEEFKVNISSVLLNAAGKVWLLLPNVDVEKRLEKVRKKLREELLKDPFYGEVKIRFAYVTMSEEDFSLRKFSEKIEELQKKEAEEKFTLFDIEKLNRLHDEKKSFKDYYKKLSDEEDKKRPCIVCGVSPRKTDKGLCKLCDRLVKIGKKLPNSRYMRVWFSPIKLELSPFPTLIPEKKEELPENFEIAFFKNKEELKESLEKVPLRENEVIYAFEELSEESEKDRIVLPVKFLENYVPTTELDLEVEKLRKQGESDKAKELEYCYDEEIRSEVKENGEPIPKNFCHLAHEAEKGPPYLGVLKADVDRLGFIFSKGFAKVPRDGGDDYSSLSVSRVVALSRMLDFFFNAVVKELVKKEVKDLYSVFAGGDDLFLIGPWDKVIEFETKLREAFEKFTCYNKHFTISVGIEIVKPTLPLTLIAELSERALGRAKKKRNTTCIFGKRVFYGKGRVATLKELVDKADELEKLLEDDKGSSFLYKLYYLSRLANGEFDDEGKECKEDRAKKISLERFLWRPRLRYLVWRKFKEEKRYEVLSTLEKMIRELAEDVTECEKDKKDNLFYIPFAIAVYRRRR; this comes from the coding sequence TTGGCTAAAAAAGGGGAGGAAAGTTTTATGAAGCTTGAGGTTGTAACCCTTGGAGCTCTCCTCCACGACATCGGCAAGTTCTACCAGAGAGGGGTTAGTGAAGAGGAATTAAAAAAACGTAAAGAAGAAGCTAAAGGATTACGCCACGAGGACTTTTCTGAAGATTTTTTAAACGAAAACAAAAAGCTCCTGTCCTTCCTTTTAGGAGAGGAAATTTCGGAGGAAACTTTAAATTTCCTCAAAGCCGCCGCTCAGTGTCATCACCTTTCTAAGCGCGAGAACGGAAAATGGGTCAGAAAGGAACGCTGTTTTGAATTGTTGAAAAACGAGGAAATAGGTCGTTACATAAAGGTCATTGAGAAGGCCGATAATTTAAGTGCCGGTCTTGAAAGAGTTGAGGTAGAGAAGTCCGATTTCAGGAGTTACGGAGGTTTAATAGAGGAGGACGGTAAGGACTATAGAACCAAAACTCTACTTCCGATATTCTGCCTTGTTAGGCCGGGAGAGAGAATAACGGATATTGAGGGAAAAGACAGGGCTTGGGGTTATAAGTTTAAGGTGCTTAATACAAAGAATTGTTTTCCTGAAGAGCTCTCGCCCCGAAAGGAGAACTCCTACCCAGACGGAGACAGGCAAAGGGATTACAGGGAGCTCTGGAAGAGTTTTAAGAAAGAGCTTGAAGGGCTTCTCAAGTTGGAGGAGCTTAAGGGGGAAGGAGGAGTACTTGACTTTAACTTTAAGTACGAAGCCTTAAAATACCTATTGATTAAGTATACGTGGTGTATTCCATCGTACACCTATGCATTTTCCAAAGGGAAAGTTCCCATATCCGATATCCCTCTTGCTGACCACCTTTTGACTACTGCGGCTATAGCTACAGCTCTGGCAAGGTATGAAGAGGATACCGGCTGGAAACATAAGGAAGAAAAGCAGAAGGAGAAATTTATTCTCATGAGCTTAGACTTTTCGGGGATTCAAAGCTTTGTCTTCCGTCCTCCAAAAGAGACGAGGAAGTGGGCGGCCAAAATCTTGAGGGCGCGTTCGTTCCTTGTATCCTTAGCTCTTGAGACGGTCGTTAGGAAGGTAATTGAGGAGTTTAAAGTAAACATTTCTTCCGTTCTCCTGAATGCCGCAGGTAAAGTCTGGCTTCTCCTACCGAACGTGGATGTTGAAAAAAGGCTGGAAAAAGTCCGCAAGAAGTTGAGGGAAGAGCTCCTCAAAGACCCCTTCTACGGAGAGGTCAAGATTAGGTTTGCCTACGTTACGATGAGCGAGGAGGACTTTAGCCTTAGAAAGTTTTCTGAGAAGATAGAGGAACTCCAAAAGAAAGAGGCCGAGGAGAAGTTTACCCTGTTTGATATTGAGAAGCTGAACAGACTCCACGATGAAAAGAAAAGTTTCAAGGACTACTACAAGAAACTTTCAGATGAGGAAGATAAAAAAAGGCCTTGCATCGTTTGCGGTGTTTCACCGAGAAAAACCGATAAGGGTTTGTGCAAACTCTGCGACAGACTGGTAAAGATAGGTAAAAAACTCCCGAACTCTCGCTATATGAGGGTATGGTTCTCACCGATAAAGTTGGAGCTCTCTCCCTTCCCGACCCTTATACCTGAAAAAAAGGAAGAGCTTCCAGAAAACTTTGAGATAGCCTTCTTTAAGAACAAGGAGGAGCTGAAGGAAAGTCTTGAAAAAGTTCCCCTAAGGGAAAACGAGGTCATCTACGCCTTTGAAGAGCTTAGTGAAGAATCCGAAAAGGACAGGATTGTCTTACCGGTGAAGTTCCTTGAGAACTACGTTCCGACTACTGAACTTGATTTAGAGGTGGAAAAGCTGAGGAAACAAGGAGAGAGTGATAAAGCGAAAGAGCTTGAGTATTGTTACGATGAAGAAATAAGAAGTGAAGTCAAAGAGAACGGAGAACCCATTCCGAAGAACTTCTGCCACTTGGCTCACGAGGCAGAGAAGGGGCCTCCCTACTTGGGAGTCCTAAAGGCCGACGTTGACAGGCTGGGATTCATCTTCTCTAAGGGGTTTGCTAAAGTTCCGAGAGATGGCGGAGACGACTATTCTTCCCTTTCTGTTTCAAGGGTCGTTGCTCTGAGCAGGATGCTTGACTTTTTCTTTAATGCAGTGGTCAAAGAGTTGGTGAAAAAGGAAGTAAAGGACCTCTACAGCGTCTTTGCCGGCGGGGATGACCTCTTCCTCATAGGGCCTTGGGACAAGGTAATTGAGTTTGAGACAAAGCTCAGGGAAGCGTTTGAGAAGTTTACTTGCTACAACAAGCACTTTACCATCTCTGTAGGTATAGAGATAGTTAAGCCCACATTGCCGTTAACTCTCATTGCTGAACTCTCAGAGAGGGCTTTGGGCAGGGCGAAGAAGAAGAGGAATACTACCTGTATTTTCGGTAAGAGGGTCTTTTACGGAAAGGGAAGAGTTGCAACGCTTAAGGAGTTGGTAGATAAAGCTGACGAGCTTGAGAAACTCTTGGAAGATGACAAAGGGAGCTCCTTCCTTTACAAACTTTACTACTTGTCAAGGCTTGCAAACGGAGAGTTTGATGATGAGGGCAAGGAATGTAAAGAGGACAGGGCTAAAAAGATTAGTTTGGAACGCTTCCTCTGGAGGCCTCGCCTTCGTTACTTAGTCTGGCGGAAGTTTAAGGAAGAGAAAAGATACGAGGTGCTTAGCACACTGGAGAAAATGATAAGAGAACTTGCCGAGGATGTTACAGAGTGTGAAAAAGACAAAAAGGACAACCTCTTTTACATACCCTTTGCAATAGCCGTTTATAGGAGGAGGAGATGA
- the cas6 gene encoding CRISPR-associated endoribonuclease Cas6 yields the protein MPVKLLLKFGLSSPVKVSSLKPKVIHGIFFSLFQKNKEVGELLHSPSLKPFTLFFPAYFRKPEEEVTSFTLELNLLNNELFPEVARVLFFEKELEVSVNGVKAELRSLKPVLVETYEGMLKGSSPKRDIVLDFLTPTSFRKKDADLVLPEPYLVFRNLLRRWNAFSPIKIPPRELISFVKENLFVSGCWIKTKKVEIMNEAKITGFMGRVYFYAFKEEPEALKALNALCRFSEFSGVGRKTTMGFGKVRWERENESFEE from the coding sequence ATGCCGGTGAAACTTCTTTTAAAGTTCGGGCTTTCTTCTCCCGTTAAGGTTTCCTCTTTAAAACCTAAGGTAATTCACGGCATTTTCTTTTCCCTATTTCAGAAAAACAAGGAAGTCGGGGAGCTCCTCCACTCTCCCAGCTTAAAGCCTTTCACCCTCTTCTTCCCTGCCTACTTTAGAAAGCCGGAAGAGGAGGTTACCTCTTTCACCTTAGAGCTAAACCTTTTAAACAACGAGCTCTTTCCCGAAGTTGCGAGGGTTCTGTTTTTTGAGAAAGAGCTTGAGGTTTCTGTAAACGGAGTGAAGGCGGAGCTCCGCTCTTTAAAGCCCGTCCTCGTTGAAACCTACGAGGGGATGCTAAAGGGGAGCTCTCCAAAAAGGGACATAGTCTTAGACTTCTTAACGCCTACCTCCTTTAGAAAGAAGGATGCTGACCTTGTTCTTCCAGAGCCTTACCTTGTATTCAGGAACCTTTTAAGGCGCTGGAACGCCTTTTCTCCAATTAAGATTCCTCCGAGGGAGCTGATTTCTTTTGTGAAAGAAAACCTCTTTGTTTCCGGTTGCTGGATAAAGACAAAAAAGGTAGAAATAATGAATGAGGCAAAAATAACCGGCTTTATGGGTAGAGTTTACTTTTACGCTTTTAAGGAAGAGCCAGAAGCCCTAAAGGCGCTGAATGCCCTCTGTAGGTTCTCTGAGTTTTCCGGCGTTGGCAGGAAGACAACTATGGGATTTGGAAAGGTTAGGTGGGAGAGGGAAAATGAAAGTTTTGAGGAGTGA
- the csm5 gene encoding type III-A CRISPR-associated RAMP protein Csm5 gives MERMAPVTFRCRLEVKTPLSITTGEEYTFLEYTVKGNKFYLIDFGRFIGKLRKAGKFREFFELMKNFTVYDIPRLQRFFMENVDESVSLFVGEVDEDAVKYFRNKMRSMQRLSREDKETFQKTVSKFVVKKIHRNPLTNLPYIPGSSIKGAIRTALINYLLEEGCIDREKVFGEIEEAFRKYLKDTWPKSYSKDELKGKRKAVDKLMEELSKVFSGELDSSLRCDVTKYEKFFENNDFSKDFFRFVKVSDFRPISDVVTSIGRIRRLKRKGGESKFGLMEYIKEGAFEGEVTIYPSYMKAFLSFPLELTPSLLIKALRKEFSKVFNKEHKLWKVSAFKVSPAFSEYYRSEEGKNKVSFVKLGFGAGALSKTFSDDDIRVVGNAVTGIRNVPTELTLLGGKPLGWCVLEVVE, from the coding sequence ATGGAAAGGATGGCTCCTGTTACTTTTAGGTGTCGTTTAGAGGTTAAAACGCCCCTTTCTATTACGACCGGTGAGGAGTACACCTTCCTTGAGTATACGGTGAAAGGGAACAAGTTCTACCTAATTGATTTTGGGAGGTTTATCGGGAAGCTCAGGAAGGCCGGAAAGTTCAGGGAGTTCTTTGAGCTTATGAAGAACTTCACCGTTTACGATATTCCCCGCCTCCAGAGGTTTTTTATGGAGAACGTTGATGAGTCGGTTTCCTTGTTTGTCGGGGAGGTTGATGAAGATGCCGTTAAGTACTTCAGGAACAAGATGAGAAGCATGCAAAGGTTATCCCGCGAGGATAAGGAAACTTTTCAAAAAACGGTCTCCAAGTTTGTAGTAAAGAAAATTCACAGAAATCCTTTAACAAATCTTCCCTATATCCCCGGTTCAAGCATAAAAGGAGCAATCAGGACGGCACTTATTAACTATTTACTGGAAGAAGGATGTATAGACCGGGAAAAAGTTTTTGGTGAAATTGAGGAAGCTTTTAGAAAATATTTAAAGGACACGTGGCCTAAAAGCTATTCTAAGGACGAGCTTAAAGGGAAAAGAAAGGCTGTAGATAAACTTATGGAAGAGCTCAGTAAAGTTTTTAGTGGGGAATTGGACAGTTCTCTCAGGTGTGATGTTACTAAATACGAAAAGTTCTTTGAGAATAATGACTTCTCTAAGGACTTTTTCAGATTCGTCAAGGTTAGTGATTTCCGACCGATTTCGGATGTTGTTACTTCTATCGGAAGGATAAGGAGGCTGAAAAGAAAAGGCGGAGAAAGTAAATTTGGCCTAATGGAGTACATAAAGGAGGGAGCTTTTGAAGGGGAGGTAACGATTTATCCTTCATATATGAAAGCTTTCTTGAGCTTTCCTCTGGAGCTGACTCCGAGCCTCTTAATCAAGGCTCTCAGGAAAGAGTTCTCTAAGGTGTTTAATAAGGAGCATAAACTTTGGAAAGTATCGGCTTTTAAGGTTTCGCCGGCTTTCAGTGAGTACTACAGAAGTGAGGAGGGTAAGAACAAGGTTTCTTTTGTCAAGCTTGGATTTGGAGCAGGAGCTCTCTCTAAGACTTTTAGCGACGACGACATAAGGGTTGTTGGAAACGCCGTTACGGGAATAAGGAACGTCCCTACCGAACTAACCCTTTTAGGAGGGAAACCCTTAGGCTGGTGCGTCTTAGAGGTGGTTGAGTAA
- the csm2 gene encoding type III-A CRISPR-associated protein Csm2 gives MNKEILCPNRPEDREKIFKARKEIKDTVTNFMEGKARPEILLETIEEIATVVSGEAIDCKFQKGKVKPVKISFTKIRKYYEQYLEIYERCLAAGKRESLETLLLKLYMIKSYLAYDRARKKINSTFEEFLTTLITNVNSEEDLKNGKLLFEAFVGFIRGILETTKEG, from the coding sequence ATGAATAAAGAGATTCTGTGTCCTAACAGACCAGAAGATAGAGAAAAAATTTTCAAAGCGAGGAAAGAAATAAAGGACACGGTTACCAATTTTATGGAGGGAAAAGCGCGTCCTGAGATTCTTCTTGAAACAATTGAGGAAATAGCAACTGTTGTTTCAGGGGAAGCTATTGATTGTAAGTTTCAAAAAGGTAAAGTAAAGCCTGTAAAGATTAGCTTTACAAAGATAAGAAAGTACTATGAGCAATATTTGGAGATATATGAAAGATGTCTTGCCGCAGGAAAAAGGGAATCGTTGGAAACGCTCTTGCTTAAGCTTTACATGATTAAAAGTTATTTGGCCTATGACAGAGCAAGGAAGAAAATAAATTCCACTTTTGAAGAGTTCTTAACGACGTTGATTACTAACGTAAACAGTGAAGAGGATTTAAAGAACGGCAAACTCTTGTTTGAGGCTTTTGTAGGTTTTATAAGAGGCATTTTAGAAACCACAAAAGAGGGTTAA
- the csm4 gene encoding type III-A CRISPR-associated RAMP protein Csm4 encodes MGYKKLRLLLKFETNYVTPLMADTLFGEFCWVYGWLKGEDELKRLLRDGKPIAFSDIFPEGYLPFPKYPKDPFSVSPETPEEYGRFKRLKKRRYLEKEIFKECIEKGGSFESILCCIRDKVLEVLKKEEEEGKKKEIIATEPSIHVSIDRIKGTAAEGKLYHLEETFTEKGELYVLYKEELLSKDDIKEIFQILGLVGVGAKKSAGKGKFSVEVSEGWDLPEVKEKNWFISLSTGLPRGDEVEEYYAEFFTKYPKHGREVAIPRVFKNPVILAKPGSVFKISEERKQNPEEPYGELKSGVSPLSDKGHRHSFLIVPLFVG; translated from the coding sequence ATGGGATACAAGAAGTTAAGGCTTTTGCTGAAATTTGAGACCAACTATGTTACACCTCTCATGGCAGATACGCTTTTTGGTGAGTTCTGCTGGGTTTACGGTTGGTTGAAAGGCGAGGATGAGTTAAAGAGGCTTTTGAGGGACGGGAAACCGATAGCCTTCTCTGACATTTTTCCTGAAGGGTACTTGCCCTTTCCGAAGTATCCTAAGGACCCCTTTTCCGTTTCTCCGGAAACTCCCGAAGAGTACGGCCGTTTTAAAAGGTTGAAGAAGAGGCGTTACTTGGAGAAGGAAATCTTTAAAGAGTGCATTGAGAAGGGAGGTTCTTTTGAAAGTATCCTTTGTTGTATAAGGGACAAAGTTTTAGAGGTTTTAAAGAAGGAGGAAGAGGAAGGAAAGAAAAAGGAGATTATTGCGACTGAGCCCTCCATCCACGTTTCAATAGACAGGATTAAGGGAACTGCGGCTGAGGGGAAGCTCTACCACCTTGAGGAAACCTTCACTGAAAAGGGGGAGCTGTACGTTCTTTACAAGGAGGAGCTCCTCAGTAAAGACGATATAAAAGAAATCTTTCAGATTCTCGGCTTGGTCGGTGTAGGAGCGAAAAAGTCGGCCGGCAAGGGAAAGTTCAGCGTAGAGGTCTCTGAAGGGTGGGACTTACCGGAAGTGAAAGAGAAAAACTGGTTCATATCCCTCTCTACGGGACTTCCGCGAGGAGATGAAGTAGAAGAGTACTACGCCGAGTTCTTTACGAAGTATCCCAAACACGGCAGAGAGGTTGCAATTCCGAGAGTCTTTAAGAACCCTGTAATCTTGGCCAAGCCGGGTTCTGTCTTTAAGATAAGCGAAGAAAGGAAACAGAACCCGGAGGAGCCCTACGGTGAGTTAAAGAGCGGAGTTTCTCCCCTTTCAGATAAAGGGCACAGGCACTCCTTCTTGATAGTTCCTCTTTTTGTGGGGTGA